The genomic stretch GGTTATTGATAAACTAAATATTGGAGATGAAATTATTGATATAGAGCCAATTAGAGAGGAAAAAGAGGCAGTTGATTACTTTGTAACAACAGATTTAAATACAAAATTGGAAGATGGTTGGAAAATTTATACTTACTTTACTGCTGAATTTGATGGAACTCCCTCAGCAGTTGAGCACTGTTTGGCACTTATGGAAGATGGAATATTTGAAATTTCTGAAAATACTAACACTTATGCCGCAGATTGTAGATTACAAACCTTAAAAATTGAAGAGGGGAGTTTAATAGATAGAGATAGAGGAGTAATAACTGTAAGAAATTATGGAGTAGGAGAGGGGAAGGTTTATATTTATAGAGAAAGTAGAAGTTCCTCTCTATCTCATACAGTTGTTGGAAAAGTTAAAGAAGGAATTGAACTTATAGATTTCTCAGACTCTGGAATTTTGTCAGTAAAGACAGTTCCAGAAAGGTTATGTGCTATTGGTTTAACCATAGATGAGGCAGAGGAGTTATTTAAGAAGTATAACATAGAGGTAGAAAAAGAGGGAGATTTAGAAAATGCTATTGTTGTTGAACAAGAGCCTGAATATACATTGGAAGTATTAAAAAAGAAAAAAGTTAAAATCACTGGGCTAAATAAGAACAAAATAGTAGTTATAGAATTATTTGAAGATAAGGCTCCAATATCCTCATGGTATTTCAGAAAAACTACTGGATTAACTACTAAGAGAGTAGGAAAACTACATGTTTATTTCAAACACAAAGATGTTATTATGTTTAAAGGTAATCCTGACTATGCAAAAGGTTTATTGCCAGAAAATACTCCAAAAGAAAAAGTTGAAAAATACTACATTGGAGTAACTAATATGGTTAGTAGATACAAAGGGATGATAGGAGTTAGATTTAGTGACAGTGATAAATTTGGTCCTACTGGTGAAGGTTTTGAAAAAACCAACATTGTTGGAAGAATCGTTGAAAATGCCGAGTATTTAAAAAATGTTAAACATGGAGAAGATATCTATATACTATTAAAAAAGTAGAATAACATCTAAATTTTTTTGCTTATTAGTATATAATTTCATTTTAAGTTTTTAAGTCTTATTTTAATTAAACTATTTTTATTTTAATCTAATAATTGTTAATTAGTTAGAAAATAAAAGGTGAGATGTATGGAATTAACGCCATGGGAAACACCGACAATTATAGATTATAGAAAAACAATGGAACAGTTTGGAATAAAACCAATAGAAGATATTTTAAAGGATTTAAAAGATGAACATCATTTTTTTAGAAGAAATATTATACTCGGACATAGAGATTTTGAAAAAATAGT from Methanocaldococcus lauensis encodes the following:
- the mmp3 gene encoding methyl-coenzyme M reductase-associated protein Mmp3, which produces MAKVIVNGKEKVGETLKDVIKDEYYKKETNIVIIKGVKKEAEKIPKKFLIKTTKGNITIAITENNETAKFFINNYKNFVKKLRWVSGIDVAFGSTRIDLNISTEPKEFKKWDVVLSISGLDKDEGHIVFVKRKGEAVYGLKEPKIGIVVGGKWVIDKLNIGDEIIDIEPIREEKEAVDYFVTTDLNTKLEDGWKIYTYFTAEFDGTPSAVEHCLALMEDGIFEISENTNTYAADCRLQTLKIEEGSLIDRDRGVITVRNYGVGEGKVYIYRESRSSSLSHTVVGKVKEGIELIDFSDSGILSVKTVPERLCAIGLTIDEAEELFKKYNIEVEKEGDLENAIVVEQEPEYTLEVLKKKKVKITGLNKNKIVVIELFEDKAPISSWYFRKTTGLTTKRVGKLHVYFKHKDVIMFKGNPDYAKGLLPENTPKEKVEKYYIGVTNMVSRYKGMIGVRFSDSDKFGPTGEGFEKTNIVGRIVENAEYLKNVKHGEDIYILLKK